The proteins below come from a single Crossiella sp. CA-258035 genomic window:
- a CDS encoding phosphotransferase, protein MTEVARIRQLLGRHWPGHWNGLPPQRLPRWAASTLYETWLAPGDDGAHVLTLRGHHDDSWAETRYALRRRVLTSCQSRGLPVLPPVPTTEGEPVAWLDGLAAELTPAVKGAVPNQFAPPQVDVMITAALDLREGLDEVPPELLRGLAAIPAASPARDWRAAVVRARHLLPAAERRPDVWGWTATSVLRGVLAAGPVLATAAQRRPPASVVHGAPHDDNVLLSGGREPQVLAILGFDELHAGDRLVDLSVIADTAARVRVGETARRRALAQFLARALGRELLREGEERFLMPVLLARTVPVVVELMSRLLREGVGGPALADRLDRLDPMRKVNVHQLLTGAEVQPCC, encoded by the coding sequence ATGACCGAGGTGGCCCGGATCCGCCAGCTGCTGGGCAGGCACTGGCCCGGGCACTGGAACGGCCTGCCGCCGCAACGGTTGCCCCGCTGGGCGGCCAGCACCCTGTACGAGACCTGGCTGGCGCCCGGTGACGACGGCGCGCACGTGCTCACCCTGCGCGGCCACCACGACGACTCCTGGGCCGAGACCCGGTACGCGCTGCGCCGCCGGGTGCTGACCAGCTGCCAGTCCCGCGGCCTGCCCGTGCTGCCGCCGGTGCCCACCACCGAGGGCGAGCCGGTGGCCTGGCTGGACGGGCTGGCCGCCGAGCTCACCCCCGCGGTCAAGGGCGCGGTGCCCAACCAGTTCGCCCCACCCCAGGTGGACGTGATGATCACCGCCGCACTGGACCTGCGGGAGGGCTTGGACGAGGTGCCCCCGGAACTGCTGCGCGGCCTGGCCGCGATCCCGGCCGCCTCCCCGGCCAGGGACTGGCGGGCGGCGGTGGTCCGGGCCAGGCACCTGCTGCCCGCCGCCGAGCGCAGGCCGGACGTCTGGGGCTGGACCGCCACCTCGGTGCTGCGCGGGGTGCTGGCCGCCGGGCCGGTGCTGGCCACCGCCGCGCAGCGCAGGCCCCCGGCCTCGGTGGTGCACGGCGCCCCGCACGATGACAACGTGCTGCTCTCCGGCGGCCGCGAACCGCAGGTGCTGGCCATCCTCGGCTTCGACGAGCTGCACGCCGGCGACCGGCTGGTGGACCTGTCGGTGATCGCGGACACCGCGGCCAGGGTCCGGGTCGGCGAGACCGCCCGCCGCCGCGCGCTGGCCCAGTTCCTGGCGCGGGCGCTGGGCCGGGAACTGTTGCGGGAGGGGGAGGAGCGGTTCCTGATGCCGGTGCTGCTGGCCAGGACCGTGCCGGTGGTGGTGGAGCTGATGAGCCGGCTGCTGCGCGAGGGCGTCGGCGGCCCGGCGCTGGCCGACCGGCTGGACCGGCTGGACCCGATGCGCAAGGTGAACGTGCACCAGCTGCTCACCGGGGCCGAGGTGCAGCCCTGCTGCTGA
- a CDS encoding ParB/RepB/Spo0J family partition protein yields MNLGWRDQTARTASWPELDLAELPVRWVPVAALRAGSMSPRRAGEDAGHVRLLADSLAELPPILVHRESMRVIDGMHRLLAAVARGRVEVAACFFDGSERDAFVLAVRANISHGLPLTAADRSAAAGRILRSHPEWSDRLIAKVTGLSPGTVAGIRQRDEQADHPATRIGRDGRARPVNSADGRRKAGKLFAERPSASLREVARAAGVAVSTAQDVRRRLRAGQDPVPAGVRSRIARPPAPVDRESVLRALRADPALRFTEAGRALLRWLDAAPSASALDLVVASVPEYHRAELAELATGAARSWQDLAARLRRSAR; encoded by the coding sequence ATGAACCTGGGGTGGCGGGACCAGACGGCCCGCACGGCGTCCTGGCCGGAGCTGGACTTGGCCGAGTTACCGGTGCGATGGGTGCCGGTGGCCGCGCTGCGGGCCGGGTCGATGTCGCCGCGCCGGGCGGGTGAGGACGCCGGGCACGTGCGGCTGCTGGCCGACAGCCTGGCCGAGCTGCCGCCGATCCTGGTGCACCGGGAGTCGATGCGGGTCATCGACGGCATGCACCGGCTGCTCGCCGCGGTGGCCCGTGGCCGGGTCGAGGTGGCGGCCTGCTTCTTCGACGGCAGCGAACGGGACGCCTTCGTGCTCGCGGTGCGGGCCAACATCAGCCACGGCCTGCCGCTGACCGCCGCCGACCGCAGTGCCGCGGCCGGCCGGATCCTGCGCAGCCACCCCGAGTGGTCGGACCGGCTGATCGCCAAGGTCACCGGGCTCTCCCCGGGCACGGTGGCCGGTATCCGGCAGCGGGACGAGCAGGCGGACCACCCGGCCACGCGGATCGGCCGCGACGGCAGGGCCAGGCCGGTGAACAGCGCGGACGGCCGCCGCAAGGCCGGGAAGCTGTTCGCCGAGCGGCCCAGTGCCTCGCTGCGGGAGGTGGCCAGGGCCGCCGGGGTGGCGGTGTCCACCGCGCAGGACGTGCGCAGGCGGCTGCGGGCCGGCCAGGACCCGGTGCCGGCCGGGGTCCGCTCCCGGATCGCGCGCCCGCCCGCGCCGGTGGACCGGGAGAGCGTGCTGCGGGCCCTGCGCGCCGATCCCGCGCTGCGGTTCACCGAGGCGGGCCGGGCGCTGCTGCGCTGGCTGGACGCGGCGCCCTCGGCGAGCGCGCTGGACCTGGTGGTGGCCAGCGTGCCGGAGTACCACCGCGCCGAGCTGGCCGAACTGGCCACCGGCGCGGCCAGGTCCTGGCAGGACCTGGCCGCGCGGCTGCGCCGGAGCGCCAGATGA